From a single Nicotiana tomentosiformis chromosome 2, ASM39032v3, whole genome shotgun sequence genomic region:
- the LOC138905744 gene encoding uncharacterized protein, with the protein MEGPWAVCGDFNVTRFPSEKRNCNRRSRSMVEFSDFINDMNIIDLSLEGGVYTWFKGENQIISSIIDRILISEECDDSFRNVKQYLLQRLISDHVPVSLQCVLDSTLQTRALTEEESVKKTSLFKECEEHLKNEEIAWRKRSIALWLKEGDMNTSFFHKITNAHKRSHNIDQLVIQEEIIVEP; encoded by the exons ATGGAGGGTCCATGGGCTGTTTGTGGAGATTTTAACGTTACTAGATTTCCTTCTGAGAAAAGGAACTGCAATAGGAGATCTAGATCTATGGTGGAATTTTCAGATTTTATAAATGATATGAATATAATTGATCTATCACTAGAAGGAGGTGTCTACACCTGGTTCAAAGGGGAAAACCAAATAATCTCCTCCATAATTGATAGAATCCTGATCTCTGAAGAATGTGATGACAGTTTTAGGAACGTCAAACAATACCTCCTCCAAAGACTAATCTCAGACCATGTTCCTGTGTCTTTACAATGTG TGTTGGACTCTACTCTGCAAACTAGAGCTCTAACAGAAGAGGAATCAGTGAAGAAGACCTCTCTTTTCAAGGAATGTGAGGAACAcctgaaaaatgaagaaattgcaTGGAGGAAAAGATCCATAGCTCTTTGGCTTAAGGAGGGGGACATGAATACAAGTTTCTTCCATAAAATTACTAATGCACATAAGAGAAGTCATAATATTGATCAGTTAGTGATCCAGGAAGAAATAATTGTAGAGCCATAA